The following nucleotide sequence is from Diospyros lotus cultivar Yz01 chromosome 3, ASM1463336v1, whole genome shotgun sequence.
CTAAAAGCAGTGGTCCATAGTTTCAAAAGGCAATTTCATAGATTTTGAATATTCATGCATctaaacacttaaaataatgacattattgtattaatataacatattaatgCGTCACTCTTTAATATCTAAGTAAACATAACTTTAACAATACAGCGAGGGTAcataaattatttctcaaaaaataccaaaattttaatttgatgtaaattgtgtttgaaaatttgtttaattgaatattggtcaaattcataattttacttttgtacttttatctctctttttttttgtaattactcaattttttattattttaattatatttatggaCCTAGAtgttttagttaatttaagttatttaatcattatgtgtttatatacgacagtttaaattttttgttgttttaattatacccCAAAACAATATTCATATATCTGTATTTTTAAGTCAGTTTAATTCCTATACTTTGAagcgtaaaaaaaaaaattaaattaactcatttcaatttatattttttcacacattaaaatataaaaattaaattaattaaaaaatataaatatagatttATAATCagattaactaaaaatttatgtTGACACGTGAAAACCTTTAGAATATGAGGATTAAATTAactctaaaatataaatttaaagatgtaattaaaataataaaaaatttaaataattatataaaagtaGATATGCAAAAATAGTTTGGGAattcaatatttcttttttttcccaaacAATCATTAAGACTCAATTAAAAGAAACACTAGGCCCCTGTCATGAATTATGACCGTTGCCCACCTCACATTCTTTTCTCTGTGGTGAGTCTTACGGTATGCCTCCTCCCAcctaatcaatttcaaatttttaaaaacgcaAATCTTACCGTTACCCCAGACATCATCAGAcccaaaactctctctctctctctctctctctctctctctcaaaaaccCAATTCAGTCGTCTCCAAAACCCAGATTCTGTGAGCTCAAATTGGGCGAAAAGATGAAGGCAATGAAGGGCAAGTGGCTGAAGAAGCTGAAATCCATCAAGCAAATGGGGTATCTGAAAACAGACAGAGTTCTTCAAGTTTATGCGTCCGATGGATTCGTTGATTCTTTGCCTAAAATACCAATCTTTCCTGCTCAAACCCAGAAAGAGGAGCCGAAGATGGTCAGGCAGAGCAGCTTCACGGTTCAAGAGCCCGAGATTATCGACGTTTCGGAGCTGATGAAAGACCTCGAAGAGGATGAAATGGAGTTTGATGACGACGACAAGGAAAATATTAGGCCTGGAGCTGTTGTTGAGAAGCAAGGGATCGGGAAATTGGAGCCTTTGTCGGAGATTAATGTGGAGAATTTCCGGCGGCCGGACTTGGACTCCGGCAGCCTCTTTGACCCGAACCTGTTGTCGGCGTTCGAGCAGGCTGTCATGGCAGTGAAGACCCAGGAAGAGGAGATAAGAGCTCGAAGAATCGACGATGAGCCGCCGATGAAAGCccggaaaattgaagaagatccCCCGTTAGATTCCGGCAAAAGCAGAGATCTCCTTCCGGATTCGGAAGAAAACCGGGACCCCCCGTCTTTTTCCCAAGAAAACAGGGATCCCCGGAAAATCCAAGAAAATGGAGGTTCCCTGTTAGTTTCCCAAGAAAACAGAAATCCCCTTTCAGAtctggaagaaaatagagaCCCCCTGTTTGTTTCCCGAGAAAACGAATTTCCCCCGTCTTCTTGCCAGGAAAACAGAGACCCCCTGTTAGAATTCGAAGAAAAGTGCCCGCCGGGAGGGGGCGAATCAGTAATTCTTTACACCACCGGTCTGCGAGGAATCCGAAAAACATTCGAGGATTGCAGCAGCGTTCGATTTCTTCTCGAAACCTTCCGCGTTCTGTTCTTCGAGAGAGACATTTCGATGCATTCTGAGTTCAGAGAAGAGCTATGGCGGATTCTGGGAGAGAAAACGGTTCCTCCCCGGCTCTTCATCAAGGGGCGGTACGTCGGCGGGGCCGAAAAGGTGCTGTCGTTGCACGAGCAGGGGAAACTCCGTCGGCTGCTCGAGGTGGCGCCGGTCGACCGGTCGGAGGGGCCGTGCGAGGGCTGCGGTGGGGTGAGGTTTGTGATGTGTTTCAATTGCAGTGGGAGTCACAAGGTGGTTTCCGGCGAGTCCGGGTTGTCGGAGAAGTGCCCGGAGTGTAATGAGAATGGGTTAATTATATGCCCCATTTGTTGCTAAATTTGTGATTTTTGCCCCCATTTTTCTGTGAGTTATTTTCCATTGTTAATTGGGTTATGGGCctttatatatttcttgaaATATTTGGTCATAATTGACAATTAAATACTTTGATGTACTTGTTTGTGTAAATTATGGAATAAATTGTGGTTTGAGAATGGTTATTATATAATGacataattttcaattaaattatacaaaatgCTAAGTTAAAGTTAGAATCGAGCCTAAACACTAACGTTAATGAGATTGAGATATTAAGTTTGACTTTTGTGAGTATTGTTTGCCTTTATAATATAATggttaaattcatatttttatgtttatactcttgtatttgttttttttttttggtgattatttaatttttttattattttaattacattgcTGAACTTGAGTTTTGACTTAATTTAAGTCttctattttgataattttttatgtgataatttaaaatttttattattttaattatattttaagatctatattttttaattaatttaactcctatatttttatatgtaaaaaaaatataaaatgagatGATAAAGTACACGTCACATTTTatttacatcaaaatataagagttaaattgacttgaaaatgcaAATTTGATGGTGtagttgaaataataaaaagtttggattattatataaaaaaaaaacaaaatatatgggttaaattgacttaaaaatgcaagtttattggtataatcgaaataacaaaaaagtttgaatggttacatgaaaaaaatatgaaagtacattaacaaaaaaaaatagattttgtcTAGTATAATAGAAACTTAGTTAATGTTTAAATACTAATTCTTttagtaaataaaaattgaaaagtaaccAACAAAGTATGAGCAAAAATTTAAGCTCAAGAGATTTTATGTATCGGTCAActaagaataaaaattttaaaatttgtttcgTATTGGGATTATCCTCTTAtacttaaattaatataaaatttgagtaAACATGTAATAAACAAGATGGATTATGTGTCTTTATTTGTGGAGTCTTATTCGTTACGTAGATTAGACGGGATATTTAGAATTATTCCTACAATTCCTTAGCTCCATAGTTATTGATTAATTGATAATTTCCTAGGTTAGATTAAGATaacaataaaattttcaaatctatttCGAATCCTTcactattgaaattttgaaattgaaaatgttGATTTATCTCTTAAATATGAGTTAAATAAAAAGGTATGTGTCAAGGCATGTTTGCTTAGAATTGAGACACGTGATAGGTTGAGTCTAGGGGTGAttcaataatttcatcatttgaatattttctcGACACTTATTAAAAGACATTATAGACCAAAAAGCTGCCTCGGAGTAGAAAATTTGATCAAAATAGTAATATGTGTATAATAAAGAAacttaagaaataaataataaaagttataaaatcaCCGTTTCTGAATGGAAACGCGTGTAAGAATGGCATAGAGAATGTAATATCGAAAAACTCACATACATCTGTGCAATAATCCTAAACTCGCGGGCCCTAACGTAATTGTTAGAAAGTAGAAATCCCAGGGCACATTCATTCGCCCTTCACAAACAAACAGTGGCATCCATACAGTGTGCCATTTCGGtatttcatctctctctctctctctctctctgatgaGCCATCGTCTCCAAAACATCAACCCTCTTCGCTGGAGTGCCATCCGCGATCACCGTTCTATTCCCTTTAACTTCAATTCCAGGTTCCCAATTCTCTTGCATCGCGTTCAATTAGATATGTATTTAATGCATATACGGGTATATTCATTCTCATGGTTTGTATCTCGGCTTTTCCAATAGACCCACTTTTCGTTTCACATTTCTCATGCTTATATGGTtctatatatgtgtgggtaggATTTGGTGTAGTAGTAATAACAATTGGAATCAAACTGAGATGGAACAAGGAGGTGTTGGGGCCTCAAATGGTTTTCCAGAGGTTGTGGTGGGTGACCCGGAATTGCTTGAGAAGAAGAAGGCCTCAATTCGGCTTGCTGGTCCGGCAAAACTCCAGGTTTTGTACTGCGTTTTGTTCATCCTGTTCGGTTTCTGTTCCTTGTAATTTTGTTCACAGCAATACCCAGTTTGGATGGTTACTTAGTTACTCCTCTTGGATGGATGATATAAACCTTTGTTTGATAAGTAGATATGTTACTCCTTTAAATTCAATTTCCTTCGTATTTGTGGTTGTAAACCTACCGGGcaacctcccccccccccccgggcggAAAATAAAGTCTTGTCGGTTACATGAATTATAATTTGCCAATAATTTCTATCCATAGCTTTATCTTCTGTAAGACCTTAAATAACTCATATCAACCCTTTGAGTCTCCTATCAAgtttctcttcatcttcttttatcGCTTTTGCTAAAGAACTGTTCTACTCTATCTATTTTCCTCATAGgagcctctattggtcttcttatCACATAAGcaaccatcttaatcatgttttactcattttatctttaataagaGCCACTTCGaccttattataaataacttcatttctaattttatctttttccttGTATAGTCGCATATCTATCTTAATATCCACATATCCATTAttctcatattttgcacatgttggtatTTTATTGCCAGCAACATCCTATGCCATTCTAGCTTTAACAATGAACACCTCAATGAACCCTTATCTCTAATCTAGCCACCAACCCCCATGTATGCTATGCACAAAAGGCTAGGTGATGGCTTGTGGTCATACTTTTTGGGCACCTTATGCATGGTCTGTAGGCTGGTGTTGTCTTACTTTGTGGCTTCAGATCAGAGCTTGCCTTAGTCAAGCAACGTGTCACTGTTAGACAACATGGGTGTACTTGCCTGCAGTGATCTTTAAAAGTGCGTGTGCACTAGAAATGCTTTGTGGATATTTGCATGAGCCTAGGTGCTCAGGTTTGGGGCAAGATTCACTTGTTGGCTATTCAAGTTGTCCGAGGAGATACAGTGACGCAGCATGTAGCGTGTGtgtaaaaaaacacaccaaaataaactcttgaaaaaacaaacttcaatggctgaagcttggctttcaagaagacgcaaaaacaagattgttttgttaagaaaacccaaataggttgctgaaatttgattaagaaaaacttgattacaaactctagatcttaggcatatttatagtatttggctaatccaaatccatctaatatttggaaaacaaaatccaactagaatcctaataggaataagtcataaataaaagttaactggaatcctaataaaaataaaaccctaatcaaacatgaagtagaattctaaatcaagtagaattctaaaacttaagaagtattaaaatattgttccggcgtggtcgAGTCGGGTTTGGGCtaggtcttgattggtgaccgcatcattcacctccacttgagaagaattcgtcctcgaattatgatctgggtatgacaactcaacgtccggcaaatacaaagaaagatcagtaacattgaatgttttggaaatactcATATGATctggcaaatccacaacataagcattatcattgatcttctttgtaatcttgtaaggatcaTACTTCTTTGGTttgagcttgttctgttgtcctGCAGGAATCCGTTCcgtcttcaagaatatcatgacttcatctccaaccgcaAATACCTTGTGTTTCCTATGCTTGTTAGCtgctgccttgtacttcttattcgcctcgtgcaacttttgcttgacatcttcctctttcttttctacaatgttaactgttttcctccttggacaatcactagatcgatgcccaacctcattgtacttgaaacattttaaaagaataggctttgcataaggattaggggattttggaagattataagtagtacctcgaatgtttccccccattgtagccttattagggttgactgtatggggtgggttggagggttgcgctccttgaaccgacttgcttgtttatttttattcccACTATACCGACAATAGTTatcattacgagatctctcactcaacattaactcaacctttaaagctaagttccttgcttcttgcacacttaGAACCATCTGAatcccaattttatcacgaatagcaggcttcaatccattcaagtaacaagctgcttgttgattgtcactttctgacaattggtttctctccgccaatcgcagaaactcagaggtatattcattcacactcttcattccctgtgcacatctttgataagcttcaaacatatattgttcatagtcagggggcaaaaacctacctcttaatagctgcttcattcgtctccatttctgaactggctgtcggccttccctcaatctcgtttctcttaatcgctcccaccaaatagatgcaccgcccttcaacctataagccactaactttacttgtcgttcatctgggatctccatgtattcgaaaaaacgatcaacctcagtgatccaatccaggaacccctcaatatcaagatctccactaaagatAGGAATaccaacttttagtttatactcatcgttgccccagtggttgtgctgatgcgcattcctcctaacccctctaccaccagggttagctattgctcgaccaaaatcatcctcttcatcgctatcttcaatcattggtcttctaggattaacaaagacatgattaatgggtggtcttcccgctccggcttgattcaccccattggttgctatgttgctccaatctTTGCTAGATAGTACGAGTTATTTCccgctgttcttcgattgctctccaaactgcggacaacccttgatcaccgtcacgaggctggttgctaccgttaccttcaagactggccatctgattggttgacgaatcgctctgataccacctgacgcagcgtgtagcgcgtgtgtaaaaaaacacaccaaaataaactcttgaaaaaagcaaacttcaatggccgaagcttggctttcaagaagacgtaaaaacaagactgttttgctaagaaaacccaaataggttgctgaaatttgattaagaaaaacttaattacaaactctagatcttaggcatatttatagtatttggctaatccaaatccatctaatatttggaaaacaaaatccaactagaatcctaatagaaataaatcataaataaaagttaactggaatcctaataaaaataaaaccctaatcaaacatgaagtagaatcctaaatcaagtagaaacatgaagtagaatcataaatcaagtagaattctaaaacttaagaagtattaaaatattgttccagCGTGGTCGAGTcggctttgggccgggtcttgattggtgaccgcatcatacAGCTTCTCATTAGGTTGGTCTATGCTATTGCATGACTGATGATGGTATTGTTACCTTTGATAGAGAGAAAAGGATTTATGTGGTTGATCTTGAGTACTTGGAACAAAATTGGTTCAGTTCAGTTGAATATCCTAATTATTATGATAGACATTCTTTCTAAAAAGAtccttatattttcaaatttttgttccaTTTCCATGTCCACATAGCAGGATCAATGCTTGGTATGCTGTTGTTGCTTGTTTTCCATGTCCACGTGTTTCTGCACTTGAGTGTACATGTTGTTAggtatttatgtaattttccttttaaatattaGGTCATTGCAGATTTTGATGCCACACTAACAAAGTACTGGATTAACGGCCATCGAGGGCAAAGTAAGTTGTTGCACATTTTGTATTCTTTAATAGCTTTTACTTTGTGCATGCTCTAATTTTGTTGTCCGAGAATGAGTATAGGCAGTCATGGCCTTCTGCAACAGGGGAATCCTGAATATGATTTCAAGAGACAGAAATTATATGAATACTATCATCCATTGGAATTCAACCCAACAATTCCCCTTGATGAGAAGGCAAAGCTCATGGAAGAGTGGTATGTGAATGACTGACTCACTGCAGATGATCATTTAGCCCAATAAAGATATAACAAACTTGAGTTCCTTCCCATGGCTTTGAATGTTTTGTGGTTGCCAATATAGTAGCTTAACAGCATCTAAACACTTCATGCTTTTCCATTTTAGAGGATTTTAGGCACTACCTTTTAGTTCAGTCCACGTTGGCCAATATCATTACAATTCATTATGTAttcttttagtatttttgatTTGTTAATAAGAAACTGAAGTTTCTCATTATGTTCATGTAGGTGGGGAAAAACCCATGCTCTTCTTGTAGAGGGAGGCCTTACATATGACGCAATAGAAAGTTCGGTGGCTAATGCCAGAATTGCATTTAGGGAGGGAGTTGTTGaactttttgagtttttggaggtaatttttcattattctatgtaatttctttttcaactaGTGCTGTAAAAATATGATACAGACATCAATTAAGCCAAGCAATCCCTATCAGATTGTTGGATGAGGAGTTCCGAAGGAgatttaaaattcaaagaaaGAGATCAAGTCAATGGATGCTGCTCACAAGAAGAATCTGATAATGTTGATATTTAAaagtttgtaattttaaattgtaaAGTTTGTTGTAGAGTTTAAATTTATCTCCTAAGTTTTAGAGATAGATTATCTATTTTCTACAAGTTTGATAATCCTAATCttctcctaaattataggagaACATTGAGGAAAtaacttgtatatatttttccacTGATTTCATAGAATTTAATCAAGCCTTTTGATTATTTCCGGCTTGTTTCACAGATCTActctattgattttaatttttctaaatttgtacTGTAAGGAACAACTAATACTGTCAATTTAGATGActggaggtctagaattcatttaTCCAATCCCACTTTGCAGGATTAAAGCTCATGATTGTTGTTGTTCCTATAtagttttagaaaaaaaaaaaaaaaaaatttgttgttATTGTGCAAGTATGCTAGTGTATGTGTAAAGATCTCCAGCTAGAGGGATTtttcaacacccccccccccccccccccccccaaaaaaaaaagaagcccaTTTCTTTAGGACATTTTAAAACTCTTCCTATTAACCCTACTTTCCCAGCATGTTTTTCTAGTTCAAGTGATATGTCAGGCAAGAAAGGCTGATGCATTTTTCTCTTGCTTGCTTGGAAGGAGATGACAAATAGAGGAGGGGCTTTGCTAAGTTCATCCGTTGTTGTATGAGGCTCCCCACCTTCCAAGTAGGACCAAAAGGAGGAAAGAAATGATCTctacctctctttcttcatgAGTTTAGGGGCATCTAGTGTATGAGGCTCCCCACTTTGTGAGGGAAAGAGGAGGGTCGTTTTCCATATGTAGCCCTACCCTtgcttttttcttcattttttttttctaggtgTCGTACCCTTGCTTTGTGGAAAGATTGTTTTCACAATTTAACCCTATGACCTAGTCACAAAAGAGCAACCTTACTATTGGTACCAAGGCTCTCCATATTTGTCATGAATTTTCCCTTTAAAACACTATTTCTCCTATATCTAAGGCACAATGGTAAAATTATGCATAAGCTTTTCATCCCTTTCTATTCCCTTGCACCTAAATTAAACAAGAGGATAGCTTCTTATTTCCTATAGATATCCTTTCCATCTCTCACCTCCCCTtccttttcatttccttttcttttttttcatattttttctggTAGTAGAGTTTCATTAAAGCTAAAGGGAAAATTTGTAAGATGGCTATAAGACTACATGTGTTGCATCTGGTATTAAAGCACCAATATGTGCAACATATAAGTGTaatcctattgaagataaggatGTTCCAATAGTTGTAttgtcatacaaaaaaaaagataaaacaaaagatgagattatttgtaataaggttaAAGTGACtcctattgaaaataagatgctTGTGACAcgattaagatagtttggtcatgtgagaggAAGATCAACGAAAATTCTTGTAAAAaaagtggatggaatgaaaTAAGTCTTTAGTAAAAAAAGGTAGAGGAAGACAAAAAATGGTGG
It contains:
- the LOC127797797 gene encoding uncharacterized protein LOC127797797 — encoded protein: MKAMKGKWLKKLKSIKQMGYLKTDRVLQVYASDGFVDSLPKIPIFPAQTQKEEPKMVRQSSFTVQEPEIIDVSELMKDLEEDEMEFDDDDKENIRPGAVVEKQGIGKLEPLSEINVENFRRPDLDSGSLFDPNLLSAFEQAVMAVKTQEEEIRARRIDDEPPMKARKIEEDPPLDSGKSRDLLPDSEENRDPPSFSQENRDPRKIQENGGSLLVSQENRNPLSDLEENRDPLFVSRENEFPPSSCQENRDPLLEFEEKCPPGGGESVILYTTGLRGIRKTFEDCSSVRFLLETFRVLFFERDISMHSEFREELWRILGEKTVPPRLFIKGRYVGGAEKVLSLHEQGKLRRLLEVAPVDRSEGPCEGCGGVRFVMCFNCSGSHKVVSGESGLSEKCPECNENGLIICPICC
- the LOC127798030 gene encoding uncharacterized protein LOC127798030 is translated as MSHRLQNINPLRWSAIRDHRSIPFNFNSRFPILLHRVQLDMYLMHIRVYSFSWIWCSSNNNWNQTEMEQGGVGASNGFPEVVVGDPELLEKKKASIRLAGPAKLQVIADFDATLTKYWINGHRGQSSHGLLQQGNPEYDFKRQKLYEYYHPLEFNPTIPLDEKAKLMEEWWGKTHALLVEGGLTYDAIESSVANARIAFREGVVELFEFLEEKEVPVLIFSAGLADIIEEVLRQKLPRSFKNVKIVSNRMVFDHSGQLVSFKGKTIHVLNKNEHALDMAAPVHDQLGDTNGPFDDNASVKKRTNVLLLGDHIGDLGMSDGLNYETRISAGFLNDNIVNSLDSYRKAFNVVYLNDAPMWGVVKLVSQLCSAQNA